From one Mycobacterium colombiense CECT 3035 genomic stretch:
- a CDS encoding F0F1 ATP synthase subunit B, translated as MGDASLSVLASSQAVAEGNNFLVPNGTFFFVLAIFLIVLAVIGTFVVPPVMRVLRERDAMVAKTAADNKKAAEQFDAAKADYEEALTEARVQASSLRDNARAEGRKVVEDARARAEQQVMSTLQMASEQLKRERDAVELDLRANVASMSATLASRILGVDVAPAAATSSATKTSGR; from the coding sequence ATGGGTGACGCGAGTCTGAGCGTTCTGGCATCCAGCCAGGCGGTGGCCGAGGGCAACAACTTCCTCGTTCCGAACGGCACCTTCTTCTTCGTGCTGGCCATCTTCCTGATCGTGCTGGCCGTCATCGGCACATTCGTTGTGCCGCCGGTGATGAGGGTGTTGCGCGAGCGCGACGCCATGGTCGCCAAGACGGCTGCCGACAACAAGAAGGCGGCCGAGCAGTTCGACGCGGCCAAGGCCGACTACGAAGAAGCGCTGACCGAAGCGCGGGTTCAGGCGTCGTCGTTGCGCGACAACGCCCGCGCCGAAGGTCGTAAGGTGGTCGAAGACGCGCGCGCCCGTGCCGAACAGCAGGTGATGTCGACGTTGCAAATGGCATCCGAGCAATTGAAGCGGGAGAGGGACGCCGTGGAACTGGATCTGCGTGCCAACGTGGCGTCCATGTCGGCGACGTTGGCCAGTCGAATCCTCGGCGTCGACGTCGCCCCCGCCGCCGCGACCTCATCCGCAACCAAGACATCCGGACGGTAA
- a CDS encoding F0F1 ATP synthase subunit C yields the protein MDPQVAAAALIGGGLIMGGGAIGAGIGDGIAGNALVSGIARQPEAQGRLFTPFFITVGLVEAAYFINLAFMALFVFATPVGT from the coding sequence CTGGACCCCCAAGTCGCTGCCGCTGCACTCATCGGCGGTGGACTCATCATGGGCGGCGGCGCGATCGGTGCCGGTATCGGTGACGGTATCGCCGGTAACGCGCTGGTTTCCGGCATCGCCCGGCAGCCCGAGGCGCAAGGCCGGTTGTTTACGCCGTTCTTCATCACCGTCGGTCTGGTTGAGGCGGCCTACTTCATCAACCTGGCCTTCATGGCGCTGTTCGTCTTCGCCACGCCCGTCGGCACCTAG